The window tatagcatctagaggagcaacaatgagacaacccccaaaagaGGAAgggtttacaggtggaggccactgacatttttccatttttccttcctcatcttttctgactgttttcactatttttgcatttggctagggtcagtgtcactactggtagcatgatgtgatacctggaccctacagaggttacaCAGGTAGTCCAAGTCAAGATGGATCCAccgtcagaccctacgctggtgggtcctgggttcctcctggtgcacgacaatgtaCGGCCTAAGATGGAGAATGTATACAGGCAGTTCAggaaggatgaaggaactgatgcTATTGGCTGGCCCCCACACTTGCCTGATCTAAATTCAATAGAACATCTTTGGAACATTATTTTTCGGTCCACACGATGCCGCCAGGTTGAGCTCAGTCCTCAgtctgtcatctcattaggagtcctgacgttgtcaggcatgcatacaagcacatggagcccccccccccccgaatgggatctgatgttttcaaaatgttcctttaattattttgagcagtgtaggtGTCCTGTactctttattaaaaaaaacaaaaggtctACCAAGATGTCTTCATAATGTTTAATTTGATTCTTCCTCCAGGATCACCAACTCCCCGGCGGCAGATATAGCCGTAGTTTGGGCCAAATGTGACGACGGGAAGGTCCGCGGCTTCATTTTGGAGCGTGGCATGAAAGGCCTCTCCACACCAAAGATTGAAGGAAAGTTTTCCCTGAGAGCCTCGGCCACTGGTATGATCCTCATGGATGAGGTGGAGGTTCctgaggagaacctgctgcCTAAAGTCTCTGGCCTGGGGGTGGGTGCAGTACCATGTTTATAAAATattgcatgtctttgttttattcaaaCCCTAACTTATTATTGTAATTGTATAGTTTCTAATAAGTACATTTCAGTAACTTAATATTCTACATTGGCCATCAGAGTACTTGCTCCTGactcccttctttttttttttttttccacctagGGTCCCTTTGGCTGCTTGAACAATGCTCGTTACGGTATTGCATGGGGTGCTCTGGGTGCTGCAGAgttctgcttccacgcagctcGTCAGTACACGCTCGACAGGTCAGACAAACAAATGActtttattgttgtgttttttttcttttaacacaattttatttatttgcttttttgttgcAGTCCATTATTTATTAACAAAACGATAAAacaatgttgttgttgtttttctacaccAGAATTCAATTTGGAGTACCGTTGGCAAGAAATCAGCTGATGCAGAAGAAAATGGCTGACATGCTGACAGAAATCACCATCGGCCTGCAGTCCTGCCTGCAGCTGGGCAGACTTATCGAtgagaaaaagtaaaaacaacttTATCTTCTAGCTGGAGGGCATTAGATGGGATGCAGCAGGGCCTTTGCACTGGTTCTTAAGGGTCCCATCCTGCAAACCAAATGGTCACTCTGGCTTCTTTCTGTCAGGgtgacaagaggaaaaaaaaaaatccttcagcaGCATCATGAAGCCAATAAAGGGCTGAAACCTAAaaaatctgaacctgaatgtCATCAAAATGATAAATATTTGACCTTAGAGAGAAGCTGCTGTctcattttgggtttagtgtaTTTCATATGAAGGTGTTGCAAACAGTAAAGAGATGCAAAAACACAGATTGATCTAAAATGGAGCACATGTATAGAAACGATCTTTACCTGCTAAAGTCTTGCACTTCATTGGGAAagacagtgcttaacaaatctGTTTCCTTATCAGAGCCTCTCCAGAGATGATATCCATGTTGAAAAGGAACAGCTGCGGGAAAGCTCTGGACATCACCAGGCAGGCCAGAGACATGCTGGGAGGAAACGGCATCGCTGATGAGTACCACATCATCCGCCACGTCATGAACCTGGAGGCTGTCAACACGTATGAAGGTGAGAAGGTGGTGAACCTGCACTGTGTGGGCGAGAGTCTGAATATGTGTGTTTAAGGGTATTACGAGGTTGGTggattatgtaaaaaaaaaaaaaatggccattTTAACCAAATTGTTTCATCACTAGTGAGTTGTTTTGTAAGAGAATCCATTAATCCTGAGCACCAGCCATCTGTGCACCACCTCCACTTGAGTAACACCTGTGTTATGTCCTCCTCCAGGTACTCATGACATCCATGCCCTGATCCTGGGCAGAGCCATCACTGGATTGCAGTCCTTCACTGTGGGCAAATAGCTCCAACTTCTCACCGCCGTTCCCAAACACCAGGATTGCCGTCAGAAATGCAAAACCCATCCAAACCGTTAGAAGTCAGGAGCAGACTTCAGATCATTTATGTGAATTCTCTTATGGAAAGGATTTGATTGTAGAAAACATATTTGGGGAGAAATCTGTCATGTTTTGAATGTGTCAGTTAAATTTTGGACTGTTGTAGAGTGTGATCAACTCagatcaactttttttttacacactagagtgagagagagatatTTTTCCCAGCAGGAAGCAACTTTATTGATTGTTTACTGAAAAcgttatttttaataattccaAATGAGGTCAGGATTGAGACTGGCTGCCGTTACAGTCACGTTAAAAAGCTGATACTGCAGTTATAGAAACATAAATGCCTGCAGCGTGTTTGTAATTGCTTGTGAAGCgttttgtttgaaatgttgAATTGGTGTCAGACATGGTATGCTGTGATTACGTTTAGCACTTTACAGGATCTAACACTAACGTCAGAACTCTGCATGGTTTGTAAGAGGGCAAAGTTTTTCAgagcttaaattaaaaaatgtttttaaaaaaaatgtctgcacaGTAATTTTTTAGTACACCGTGGTAAGAACATCAGAACTATTCtaaataaaagcagataaaGATGAGGTGTTATTATATTTGGGATTTGGATTTCACTGATAATCCTCGTCTCACTTTGTCGTAGTTTAATCTCTCTCAGGTGATGCAGCACATGTGGGGTTAATCAGAAAAATGTGTGGAGTAGCTCTCTGCACTTTTTTGGCTCAGAGCTTCCAGGGACAACATAAACACCACAGCTCGCTGACTTCAACTGCACATAAGAtcaataaaggaaaatcataGGCTTAAAGCTGGTTTTAATCAGCTTTTGCAGTCATGTTATTATATGATTACTGTCACTGCGGTGACTGTTTGCAGTGTCTAAGTCTGACCTGTGTGATTCTGTAGTGCAGTAAGTCCATAACCGGTACCATTTAcattatacactgctcagaaaaaaaaacaaaaacacttttaaaaagtgtaaGTCAATTAAACTTAATATTGATAATTACattctggtcagttaagtagcagaaggGGTTGTTAATTAGTTTCTGCTGCTTTAgtattaattaaataaacaacaggtgcactagaggggcaacaatgagacaacccctcATGAGGgttggcctgagggcccgatgaCCTCTAGTGGGTGCTGTGCTCACTACCCTTCACTActgcactgtggagcctgactggcatttgccacagaataccaAAATAGGCAGGTCTGCAACTgatgccctgtgcttttcacggATGAAAGCAGgctcaccctgagcacatgtgacagaggaGAACATTATACTACCTGacacatcattcagcatgactggtttggtggtggatcaatgatggtctgaggagacaTATCCATGGAAGaatgcacagacctctgcagACTGCAAGctcattatattttaataagGTTGGCAATTTTAAGTA is drawn from Archocentrus centrarchus isolate MPI-CPG fArcCen1 chromosome 8, fArcCen1, whole genome shotgun sequence and contains these coding sequences:
- the gcdhb gene encoding glutaryl-CoA dehydrogenase b; the encoded protein is MALRSAVCRLLVNPHRCAVITASRAQGTAAAATHDAEKTEQKSKAPKVQFDWRDALDLEGQLTEEEIMIRDSFRTYCQEKLMPRILMANRNEVFHREIVSEMGEMGVLGPTIKGYGCAGTSYVAYGLIAREVERVDSGYRSVMSVQSSLVMHPINAYGTEEQKQKYLPKLARGEILGCFGLTEPNHGSDPGSMETRAKYNPSSRTYTLTGSKTWITNSPAADIAVVWAKCDDGKVRGFILERGMKGLSTPKIEGKFSLRASATGMILMDEVEVPEENLLPKVSGLGGPFGCLNNARYGIAWGALGAAEFCFHAARQYTLDRIQFGVPLARNQLMQKKMADMLTEITIGLQSCLQLGRLIDEKKASPEMISMLKRNSCGKALDITRQARDMLGGNGIADEYHIIRHVMNLEAVNTYEGTHDIHALILGRAITGLQSFTVGK